The Actinomadura graeca nucleotide sequence CGGGCCGGTGCTCGGTCAGGCCGCGCAGCAGGTCCCACATCCCGCGGAACCACACCAGCAGGGGCAGCCGGTGCGAGTTCAGCAGCCGTGTCGCGCGCTCGGCCATCGCGTCGGGGAGCTCGGGACTGCTGAAGAGCTGCTCCAGCACCCCCACCGGCAGGCCGGTCTCCAGGGGCGAGGCGACGGCGCCGAGGACGATGGCGCCGGACTCGCGCGCCCTTCTCTCCAGGGAGCACAGGAGCGAGCTCTTGCCCGTGGCGACGCCGCCGCTGATGACCGCCACCCTGCTGCGCACCAGCAGTGAATCCGTCAGCAATTCTTCGAGAACGGCGACTTCTTCGTTCCGTTTCACCGGACTCACGAACTCTCCCCCGACTGCCCGTTCTTCCGAATGTCAGGCCGTGTCGCCAGGCCCCGCGGTCGCCGTCACATGGCCGAAGGAACGCGCCCGAAGTAAATCTACCGATTCTCCTCTCATGCGGCAACCGGTCACCTTGGGCGATCGATTCCGGGCTTGTGAGAGGTGCAGTGATAGGCACTTTCGGCATGTGTGCCACACAGGTCAGGCGAATGTAGACTTTAGGTAAGTTTCGGCCGGACGGGGGATAATGTAGGGCCGCGTTCAAGGGTCGGACGATAGGGAGGCGCCGCCTATGGATTTCCTCCCCGGGCCGGACGTATGAAGCCTCTTCAAGATCACAGATCGCCTGTACAGTGCGCGGTCGGCCGGTGGCCCGCCCTCCCGCGCCCGGTCGTCCCGGCGGACGCCTCGGGCCTCCTCCCCCTGTCCGTGGTGGTCCGGTAGGGGGACCCCTAAAGTACCCGAAAGGTGATACCAGACGCTTCTCTGACCAGGGGTGACTTCTCTGCGTGCCGGACCGGACGCGAAGTCGACATTGCCCCTCCGGGTGCGTGAGTGCAGGCTGGTCCCGGCCTCTTCGCGGCCCTCGGGGGCATCCTCGGAGAAGGAATGCAAGGGCCACTGGCCGCCCCTGTTGTCCGACCGGTCGCCCGAGAAGAGGCGCCGGCCGTCCGCGGCCCCATGTGACCTCCCCGTTATTAACGGAATTCACCGTCCCGCCCATTAATTCACGGCGAAGTGAATTATCCGCGCCGCCCTGCGGCGGGTGCGGCGGCCGCGCACTGTACCGGCACCCACAGAGACCGCCGCGTCGGCCGAGGGCGACACGCCCGGGAGGACGCGTTCACGGCACGCCGGTGCGGTAAGGGCGGTTTGGTGTGGCTTTAACACCGCGATAGGGGTGTGGCGCGCGTCGGAGGGGGGCGCGCCCTCTTCCGGGGGCCTCGTCGTAGGGGCTGTGTTTTACGGGTACCACTCGGCGTTCCGCCGTCACATGATCTGAGAGGTGTCCTGACCTCCTGCGGGACCCGCTTCCAGGATCCACCGGGCGCCGCGGGCCTCCGGGTGCGCGACGCGCCGGGGTCGGGCAGCCGGGCTTCCGCCGGGCCGGTGCGCGCGCACCACCGGGCCGCCGCGTGGGACGAGGGCCACGGCCGTGCGGCCGCGGCCCGCTTGAGGGGAGAGCATCGTGAGATACGAGGTCCTGGGGCCGCTGCGCGTCGTCGACGGCGACGGGTGCGCCGCCATCAGCGCACGCAAGATCGAGACCGTCCTGACCGTGCTGCTCATCCGGTCGGACCAGGTGGTGGCGCTGGACCAGCTCATCACCGAGATCTGGGGGGACGCGCCTCCGCGCCGCGCGATGGCCGGGCTGCACGTCTACATCTCCCAGGTCCGCAAGTTCCTGAACCGGCCCTGGCACGCGGAGAGCCCGGTCGTGACGCGGCCCCCCGGATACCTGCTGCGCAAGGGCCCCGACGATATCGACTTCCACCTTTTCTTCGACGCCGTGGGGCGGGGGCGTGCCCTGATGCGGGAGGGCCTGCACGAGGAGGCGGCGGACGCGCTGGAGGACGCCCTCGGCATGTGGCGCGGCCCGGTGCTGGGCGACCTGCGCAGCGGCCCGATCATCGAGGGCTTCGTGACGTGGATGACGGAGTCGCGGCTGGAGTGCCTGGAACTGCTCGCGGACGCCCACCTGCGGCTCGGCCGGCACCGCGAGGTGATCGGACGGCTGTACTCGCTGGTCACCGAGAACCCGCTGCGGGAGTCCTACTACCACCAGCTGATGCTGGCGCTGTACCGCTCCGACCGGCAGGCCGAC carries:
- a CDS encoding AfsR/SARP family transcriptional regulator: MRYEVLGPLRVVDGDGCAAISARKIETVLTVLLIRSDQVVALDQLITEIWGDAPPRRAMAGLHVYISQVRKFLNRPWHAESPVVTRPPGYLLRKGPDDIDFHLFFDAVGRGRALMREGLHEEAADALEDALGMWRGPVLGDLRSGPIIEGFVTWMTESRLECLELLADAHLRLGRHREVIGRLYSLVTENPLRESYYHQLMLALYRSDRQADALKVYQSARSTLREELGLEPCRALRDLQRAILTADERLDLLAAS